One Halorientalis litorea DNA segment encodes these proteins:
- a CDS encoding 5-methyltetrahydropteroyltriglutamate--homocysteine methyltransferase has translation MTEVVTTTPGLFPLPDWTKDELSELKGHQKADLIDGTEGAEIQSVYDRTRGELIERQQAAGLDRVVEGQARWDDMIAHPLAVADAVETRGIVRYYDNNNFYREPVVTDDLAATGDVAAELDSAADRVDSGLQAVLPGPYSLADLATDEHYGDEQAFLGAIAEFLTAELAEFPDVETLFLLEPSLVENPPGDGADQRASEAIDHVAAATDADVVAHTYWGALEEKVYAHLMDADVDAIGFDFVANHEDNIYNINEYGTKSDVALGLVDGQNTLVEDPETIEERIEWVGEQTPSADFETVYATINTETFYLPGNRFEEKLDALGAVGKTEVEA, from the coding sequence ATGACAGAGGTAGTTACGACGACACCGGGACTGTTCCCGTTGCCTGACTGGACGAAAGACGAACTCTCGGAGTTGAAGGGCCACCAGAAGGCCGACCTCATCGACGGCACCGAAGGGGCCGAGATTCAGAGCGTCTACGACCGCACGCGCGGCGAATTGATCGAGCGACAGCAAGCGGCTGGCCTCGACCGCGTCGTCGAGGGGCAGGCACGCTGGGACGATATGATTGCCCACCCGCTGGCCGTCGCCGACGCCGTGGAGACGCGCGGCATCGTCCGCTACTACGACAACAACAACTTCTACCGCGAGCCAGTCGTGACCGACGACCTCGCGGCGACAGGCGACGTGGCGGCGGAACTCGACTCGGCCGCGGACCGCGTCGACTCGGGGCTTCAGGCGGTCCTCCCTGGCCCGTACTCGCTCGCGGACCTCGCTACCGACGAACACTACGGCGACGAACAGGCGTTCCTCGGAGCCATCGCGGAGTTCCTGACGGCCGAACTCGCGGAGTTTCCCGACGTAGAAACGCTGTTCCTGCTGGAACCGTCCCTCGTGGAGAACCCGCCCGGTGACGGTGCGGACCAGCGGGCGAGCGAGGCCATCGACCACGTCGCCGCCGCCACTGACGCCGACGTCGTCGCCCACACCTACTGGGGCGCGCTGGAGGAGAAAGTGTACGCACACCTGATGGACGCCGACGTGGACGCCATCGGCTTCGACTTCGTCGCGAACCACGAGGACAACATCTACAACATCAACGAGTACGGCACCAAGTCCGACGTGGCACTCGGCCTCGTGGACGGACAGAACACGCTCGTCGAGGACCCCGAGACCATCGAGGAGCGTATCGAGTGGGTCGGCGAGCAGACCCCGAGCGCGGACTTCGAGACGGTGTACGCGACCATCAATACCGAGACGTTCTACCTCCCGGGCAACCGCTTCGAGGAGAAACTGGACGCACTCGGAGCCGTCGGTAAGACGGAGGTGGAAGCATGA